The Streptococcus viridans genome includes a window with the following:
- a CDS encoding DUF2974 domain-containing protein, whose product MSTIFDYLDYVAYDSIYDRPFKELDVLALTELTYLPFDRIVPQGDTTNIEVRLSDAAELVDRTTDFIVTDQHLQLVDVLATSKRFKNLKLLNYVDEYDPDVQKQFAAMTYRLTMDVYLVVFRGTDDTLIGWKEDFHMTYMDHIPSQRRAASYLQHVMKEFPKGRFMVAGHSKGGNLAAYACSYLPDHLIERVDAIYCYDAPGLNKSIIETEGYQRIAHLVHPFVPQGSIVGMMLEVPEPATIVKSRAFGGFAQHDAFTWMVEKDGFVTLDQTSPDSQQTDETLKQWVRETSADERKKFFDTFFGIFLDAGITSINDLMNLKNFSKIKEIFQNAQDLDPTEREMLERLAKQLIDTRVQAWKKWQTVPRILLQMAAFFKRKNAVESSSPLLLEHKD is encoded by the coding sequence ATGTCCACGATTTTTGATTATCTAGACTATGTCGCCTATGATTCCATCTACGATCGCCCTTTTAAGGAACTCGATGTCCTGGCACTGACAGAGCTGACCTATCTTCCTTTTGATCGGATCGTGCCCCAAGGGGATACGACCAATATTGAAGTCCGCTTATCTGATGCAGCAGAGCTAGTCGATCGAACCACAGATTTCATCGTGACAGACCAACACCTGCAATTAGTCGATGTCCTAGCTACATCCAAACGCTTTAAGAATCTCAAACTTCTTAACTATGTCGACGAATATGACCCCGATGTTCAGAAGCAGTTTGCGGCTATGACCTATCGTCTTACTATGGATGTTTATTTAGTTGTCTTCAGGGGGACGGATGATACCTTGATCGGCTGGAAGGAAGACTTCCACATGACATATATGGACCATATCCCATCTCAGAGGCGTGCAGCCAGCTACCTACAACATGTCATGAAGGAATTTCCTAAAGGACGCTTTATGGTAGCCGGCCACTCCAAAGGAGGCAATCTCGCAGCCTACGCCTGCTCTTACCTTCCAGATCATCTGATTGAACGGGTCGACGCCATCTACTGTTACGACGCTCCTGGCCTCAACAAGTCCATTATCGAAACGGAGGGCTATCAACGAATCGCTCACCTCGTTCACCCCTTTGTCCCGCAAGGGTCCATCGTTGGGATGATGCTGGAAGTTCCTGAGCCTGCTACGATTGTCAAAAGCCGTGCCTTTGGTGGCTTTGCCCAGCATGACGCCTTTACTTGGATGGTTGAAAAGGATGGATTTGTGACCCTGGATCAAACCAGTCCCGATAGCCAGCAGACCGACGAGACCCTGAAGCAGTGGGTTCGCGAAACATCGGCGGATGAGCGCAAGAAGTTCTTTGATACTTTTTTTGGCATTTTTCTGGACGCCGGCATCACTTCGATTAATGATTTGATGAACTTGAAAAATTTCTCCAAGATCAAAGAAATCTTTCAAAATGCTCAGGACCTAGATCCAACAGAAAGAGAAATGCTGGAACGTCTAGCCAAGCAACTCATCGACACCCGTGTCCAAGCTTGGAAAAAATGGCAAACAGTTCCCCGGATCCTGCTTCAAATGGCTGCATTTTTCAAGCGAAAGAACGCAGTCGAGTCCTCCTCACCTCTGCTTCTTGAGCACAAAGATTGA
- a CDS encoding SemiSWEET family transporter, translating to MNEKQMKILGWVATFMSVMMYVSYFPQIMDNLAGHKGNFVQPLVAAINCSLWVYYGLFKKERDIPLAAANAPGIIFGLITAITAL from the coding sequence ATGAATGAAAAACAAATGAAAATTCTTGGTTGGGTTGCAACCTTTATGTCTGTGATGATGTATGTGTCTTACTTCCCACAAATCATGGATAACCTCGCTGGTCACAAAGGAAACTTTGTCCAACCTTTAGTTGCCGCTATCAACTGTAGCCTTTGGGTCTATTATGGACTCTTCAAAAAAGAACGCGATATCCCACTTGCTGCAGCCAATGCACCAGGGATCATCTTTGGTTTGATCACAGCCATCACAGCTTTATAA
- a CDS encoding sensor histidine kinase, with product MDNQFLFVKHYLISHRRYLYLIGLLLSSLVLFAYIFEGYRNFLLYLTGILAFLSLLLVIWDAVARYQACRKEVLYGEGLPETPLELVLSQKLATSQQAQREQTTVSLETYNDLMDYYTLWVHQIKTPIAASQLLVKNIEDSDLRQQMEQELFKIDSYANVVLQYLRLESFHDDLVLKRVPLEELVKEVVRKYAIFFIQKGLTVDLHDLDVAVITDRKWLLVIIEQLLSNSLKYTSTGGIEIYFKDQTLYMKDSGIGIKDSDILRVFERGFSGYNGHLTQQSSGLGLYLSKKIADQLGHQLQMTSQVGQGTTVAIHFEEKKLVMD from the coding sequence ATGGATAATCAATTCTTATTTGTCAAACACTATCTGATTTCTCATCGCCGCTATCTCTATTTGATTGGTTTACTCCTTTCGTCCCTGGTCTTGTTTGCCTATATATTCGAAGGCTACCGCAATTTTCTCCTTTACCTGACAGGAATTTTGGCTTTTTTGAGTCTTCTTCTGGTCATTTGGGATGCTGTGGCTAGGTATCAGGCCTGTCGGAAGGAAGTGCTCTATGGGGAGGGACTACCTGAGACCCCTCTAGAACTGGTCTTGAGTCAGAAACTAGCAACCAGTCAGCAAGCCCAACGTGAGCAGACAACGGTGAGTCTAGAGACCTACAATGACCTGATGGATTACTATACCCTCTGGGTCCACCAGATTAAGACGCCCATTGCGGCCAGTCAACTCTTGGTTAAAAATATAGAAGACAGCGATCTGAGACAACAAATGGAGCAGGAGCTCTTTAAGATTGATTCCTATGCCAATGTGGTCCTCCAGTATCTGAGACTCGAAAGCTTTCACGATGATTTGGTTCTTAAGCGTGTTCCACTCGAAGAGCTGGTCAAAGAAGTCGTGCGAAAGTATGCCATCTTCTTTATTCAAAAGGGCTTGACGGTGGATCTGCATGACTTAGATGTCGCCGTCATTACCGATCGCAAGTGGCTCTTGGTCATCATCGAGCAATTGCTGTCTAACAGCCTTAAGTATACCAGCACTGGCGGGATTGAGATCTATTTCAAAGATCAGACCCTTTATATGAAAGATAGTGGGATTGGAATTAAGGATAGTGATATACTCCGTGTCTTTGAGCGGGGATTCTCCGGCTACAATGGGCATTTGACCCAGCAATCTTCTGGACTAGGCCTCTATCTGTCTAAAAAGATTGCCGATCAGCTAGGGCACCAACTCCAGATGACGTCTCAAGTCGGCCAAGGGACGACTGTTGCCATTCACTTTGAAGAGAAGAAGTTGGTCATGGATTAG
- a CDS encoding DUF2975 domain-containing protein: protein MKNSKTLKNVIEVLTAFIYFCGFMTLAALVIHLLSRMGVFKDLIQSGRLSFEVNGIQLFPKHLQPLWQLLFPLASSAIYIFLLLTIRSFLQNLYQEKIFSHSNIDLCNRAWKILLVLSFMSGTLETNGDAYLLPFTFQLTFNTGLLLAVPIVWILGKILERGIEIAEENELTI, encoded by the coding sequence ATGAAAAACTCAAAAACCTTAAAAAATGTCATTGAAGTCTTAACGGCTTTCATTTACTTCTGTGGCTTTATGACCCTGGCTGCACTGGTCATCCACCTGCTTTCTCGGATGGGAGTGTTTAAGGATCTCATTCAATCTGGACGCTTGTCCTTTGAGGTAAATGGCATCCAGCTCTTCCCCAAACATCTGCAACCCCTCTGGCAGCTGCTCTTCCCACTAGCCTCAAGCGCTATTTATATTTTTCTTCTCCTCACTATTCGCAGCTTCCTCCAAAATCTCTATCAAGAAAAGATCTTTTCTCACTCCAACATTGATCTTTGCAACCGAGCTTGGAAGATCCTCTTGGTCTTGTCCTTTATGTCTGGTACACTTGAGACCAATGGCGATGCTTATCTCCTTCCCTTCACCTTCCAATTGACCTTTAACACAGGACTTCTCCTTGCTGTCCCAATTGTCTGGATCCTTGGCAAGATTTTAGAAAGAGGGATTGAGATCGCTGAAGAAAATGAGCTAACAATTTAA
- a CDS encoding helix-turn-helix domain-containing protein, with protein MIIVNLDVMLAKRKMKSNELADKIGITTANLSILKTGKAKAIRFTTLEAICKELDCQPGDILEYQPDE; from the coding sequence ATGATTATCGTCAATCTAGATGTCATGCTGGCCAAGCGAAAGATGAAATCTAATGAGCTAGCAGACAAAATCGGCATTACGACAGCCAACCTCTCCATCCTCAAGACAGGCAAGGCCAAAGCCATCCGCTTCACTACCCTTGAGGCCATCTGCAAAGAACTGGACTGCCAACCAGGAGATATCCTGGAATACCAGCCAGATGAATAG
- a CDS encoding DUF6287 domain-containing protein yields MIKKLDKKYLWMIIAFVSAVVLIGGVYLYSSSNIQPDHQKEFNQTSKTSSSSKEKAIDLSGEYVSSARDKAKIQKDGKSWKIDYETEDGPVSATFSTDFKVEGANKVSTSQMKKSDGNKDFTITVRIFKYKTDKDPLITVTMSDKDPDHEMVFANRKDFFKSTNPDDAVLDGDLTTFSGSYSNESIEQQIADSGFKLYGYSPEDYYNHRTTVFPSIYSDQDKGWSFWSGASNVQFVLNKDKKPKKAGSTYQVYFVQAGTTGETPGQELIVTLIPENVQGPDGVVSPLRRIFYHQASFQAYQDKWWEAYPEPKKEADLDIAAINNGDFSSLAGTWRNAKGQEMVIQEDGTVKGQGRLKAVPNSDKTSKVPYVDLRVGETGVAVGLFKIGFENPDGDQSDKSKPRLVVTQSAGNYPADQYFYRQ; encoded by the coding sequence ATGATCAAAAAATTAGATAAGAAATATCTTTGGATGATCATCGCTTTTGTGAGTGCAGTGGTTCTAATCGGAGGAGTCTATCTCTACTCTAGCTCCAATATTCAACCGGATCATCAAAAAGAGTTCAATCAGACCTCGAAGACCTCTTCTTCTTCTAAGGAAAAAGCCATCGATCTATCTGGTGAATATGTCTCAAGTGCGCGTGATAAGGCCAAGATTCAAAAAGATGGGAAATCTTGGAAGATTGATTACGAGACAGAAGATGGTCCTGTATCAGCAACTTTCTCAACGGATTTCAAAGTAGAAGGAGCCAATAAAGTTTCTACTAGTCAGATGAAAAAGTCAGATGGAAATAAGGATTTCACCATCACTGTGCGTATCTTTAAATACAAAACAGATAAAGACCCCCTTATTACGGTAACCATGTCAGACAAAGACCCCGATCATGAGATGGTCTTTGCCAATCGGAAGGATTTCTTCAAGTCGACGAATCCAGATGATGCAGTATTGGATGGGGATTTGACAACCTTCTCAGGAAGCTATTCCAATGAATCGATTGAACAGCAGATTGCGGATTCCGGATTTAAGCTGTATGGCTATAGTCCAGAAGATTATTACAATCACCGGACTACTGTCTTTCCTTCTATCTACTCTGATCAGGATAAGGGGTGGAGCTTCTGGAGTGGAGCTAGCAATGTCCAATTTGTCCTCAATAAAGATAAGAAACCTAAGAAAGCTGGATCAACCTATCAGGTTTACTTTGTCCAAGCTGGAACAACTGGAGAAACTCCTGGTCAAGAATTGATTGTCACCTTGATTCCTGAAAATGTTCAAGGTCCTGATGGCGTCGTTTCACCTTTGAGACGTATCTTCTACCATCAAGCCTCCTTCCAAGCCTACCAGGACAAATGGTGGGAAGCTTACCCAGAGCCTAAGAAGGAAGCAGACCTCGATATTGCGGCTATCAATAATGGAGATTTTTCAAGCTTGGCAGGGACATGGCGCAATGCCAAAGGCCAAGAGATGGTCATCCAAGAAGATGGAACTGTGAAAGGCCAAGGAAGATTAAAAGCAGTGCCAAACTCGGATAAGACAAGTAAAGTCCCTTATGTAGATCTACGTGTGGGAGAAACAGGAGTGGCAGTTGGCCTCTTTAAGATTGGTTTTGAAAATCCTGATGGAGACCAGTCAGATAAGAGCAAACCTCGTTTGGTTGTTACCCAATCAGCTGGGAACTATCCAGCAGATCAATACTTCTATCGTCAATAA
- a CDS encoding FtsX-like permease family protein, with product MFRLTTKLACSNLIKNRKLYYPFAIAVILAVTIAYLFDSLTFNPNISKLRGGSSILFTLGLGLFVVNAAGAIIVLYANSFVMKNRSKELGIYSMLGLEKRHLISMIFKELLMFGFVTISAGVLIGALFDKLIFAFLLKLMKMKVQLVSTFQPGIVILVFVTFGLIFGLLVFLNAWRILRLNALQLTREKASGEKKARFLWPQTILGIASLGFGYYLALAVEDPMSAIVIFFLAVILVMIGTYLLFNAGITVFLHLLKKKKAYYYQPNNMISVSNLIYRMKKNAVGLATIAILSTMVLVTISSATNIYIGGETIKKIMNPHDFSIQGKGVDLELINQKFDEFASEHQLEIKNRDLMNYATFGVESQKGTDFTVYPDDENDVRPRTVFLVFDAASYEQMTGEHVDLTGNQVILFAHNKALTGQKQFTINGQDFQVKEEVTKDFITDHVPNIFNMLTEDFNYLIVPDLSAFVAQFPNLAVVTQIYGGFNVNVDEDQQLKLAASYDKMIDELSSQQGQGTFVYGGNRAYNVREMNSLFGGIFFIGIFLSLIFMVGTVIVIYYKQISEGYEDRDRFVILQQVGLDEDEVKRTINRQVRTVFFLPLIFAFVHLAFAYHMIRLILKVLGVINSSQVLIVTLSVCAVFLITYLIVFWITSRSYRKIVQI from the coding sequence ATGTTTCGATTAACCACTAAATTAGCTTGCTCTAATCTCATCAAGAACCGCAAACTCTATTATCCCTTTGCGATTGCGGTCATTCTCGCAGTGACCATCGCCTACCTCTTTGACTCCCTGACCTTTAATCCCAACATTTCTAAGCTGCGAGGGGGATCTTCCATACTCTTCACCCTAGGCTTGGGACTGTTTGTGGTCAATGCTGCTGGAGCCATCATCGTGCTCTATGCCAATAGCTTTGTCATGAAAAACCGCTCCAAGGAGCTGGGAATCTACAGCATGCTGGGCCTTGAAAAGCGGCATCTCATCAGCATGATCTTCAAGGAGCTCTTGATGTTTGGCTTTGTGACTATCTCAGCTGGTGTTTTGATTGGGGCTCTCTTTGACAAGCTGATCTTTGCCTTTCTCTTGAAACTCATGAAGATGAAGGTCCAGCTAGTATCCACCTTCCAACCTGGGATTGTAATTTTGGTCTTTGTCACCTTTGGTCTCATCTTTGGCCTCCTAGTTTTTCTCAACGCTTGGCGCATTCTCCGTTTGAATGCTCTGCAGTTGACGCGTGAGAAAGCCAGTGGTGAAAAGAAAGCCCGCTTCTTGTGGCCCCAAACCATCCTTGGCATAGCTTCACTCGGTTTTGGCTACTATCTAGCGCTAGCTGTTGAAGACCCCATGTCTGCGATTGTGATCTTCTTTCTAGCAGTTATCTTGGTCATGATCGGAACTTATCTGCTCTTTAATGCAGGGATCACTGTCTTCTTGCACTTGCTTAAGAAAAAGAAGGCCTATTATTACCAACCCAACAACATGATTTCGGTCTCTAACCTCATCTATCGCATGAAGAAAAATGCAGTGGGCCTTGCGACCATTGCCATCCTCTCAACCATGGTATTGGTGACCATCTCCTCTGCAACCAACATCTATATCGGTGGTGAAACGATCAAGAAAATCATGAATCCACATGATTTCTCCATTCAAGGAAAAGGCGTGGATTTGGAGCTAATCAATCAAAAATTTGATGAATTTGCATCTGAGCACCAGCTTGAGATCAAAAATCGTGACCTGATGAACTATGCTACCTTTGGGGTCGAATCACAAAAGGGCACAGACTTCACGGTCTATCCTGATGATGAAAACGATGTCAGACCGAGAACAGTCTTTCTGGTCTTTGATGCAGCTAGCTATGAGCAGATGACAGGAGAACACGTCGATCTGACCGGCAACCAAGTCATCCTCTTTGCCCACAATAAGGCTCTCACAGGGCAAAAGCAGTTTACCATCAATGGGCAAGACTTCCAAGTCAAGGAAGAAGTGACCAAGGATTTTATCACCGATCATGTTCCAAATATCTTCAATATGCTGACAGAGGATTTCAATTACCTGATCGTGCCTGACCTTTCAGCCTTTGTCGCTCAGTTTCCGAACCTTGCTGTCGTTACTCAAATCTATGGTGGTTTCAATGTCAATGTTGACGAAGACCAGCAACTCAAGCTGGCAGCTAGTTATGACAAGATGATCGATGAACTGAGTAGCCAACAGGGACAAGGAACTTTTGTCTATGGAGGCAATCGAGCATATAATGTGAGAGAAATGAATAGCCTCTTTGGTGGCATCTTCTTTATTGGTATTTTCTTGTCATTGATCTTTATGGTCGGAACAGTCATCGTCATCTACTACAAGCAAATCTCAGAAGGCTATGAAGACCGTGACCGCTTCGTTATCCTCCAACAGGTGGGACTTGATGAAGATGAAGTCAAACGGACCATCAACCGTCAAGTGCGAACCGTCTTCTTCCTTCCCCTTATCTTTGCCTTTGTCCACCTGGCCTTTGCCTACCATATGATCCGCCTTATTCTTAAAGTGCTCGGTGTCATCAATAGTAGCCAAGTCCTCATCGTCACCCTCAGTGTCTGTGCCGTCTTTCTCATCACCTACCTAATCGTCTTTTGGATCACCTCTCGTAGTTATCGCAAGATTGTGCAGATTTAA
- a CDS encoding ABC transporter ATP-binding protein, whose translation MALLDVQHVKKIYKTRFQGTQVEALKDIHFTVEKGEYVAIMGESGSGKSTLLNILAMLDQPTEGRVYLNGTDTSTIKNKDASSFRREKLGFVFQDFNLLDTLSVKDNILLPLVLSRRPVKEMMSKVDSVSRELGIHQLLEKYPYEISGGQKQRVAVARAIITSPEILLADEPTGALDSKSSAALLDVFEDINSMGQTILMVTHSTAAAARAKRVLFIKDGILYNQIFRGEKTERQMFQEISDTLTVMAGKEDSDV comes from the coding sequence ATGGCCTTATTAGATGTACAACATGTGAAAAAAATCTACAAAACCCGCTTCCAAGGAACTCAGGTCGAAGCCCTAAAAGATATCCACTTCACCGTGGAGAAGGGCGAATACGTCGCCATCATGGGGGAATCAGGATCTGGGAAATCGACCCTCCTCAATATCCTAGCCATGCTGGACCAGCCGACGGAAGGACGGGTCTACCTCAATGGCACCGACACCTCAACCATCAAGAACAAGGATGCCTCTAGTTTCCGTCGGGAAAAATTAGGTTTTGTCTTTCAAGATTTCAATTTGCTCGATACCTTATCGGTCAAGGACAATATCCTCTTGCCTCTTGTCCTTTCTCGCAGACCAGTCAAGGAAATGATGAGTAAGGTCGATAGCGTCAGTCGAGAGTTGGGCATTCACCAGCTTCTTGAGAAATATCCTTACGAAATCTCTGGTGGCCAAAAACAACGGGTGGCTGTAGCACGGGCTATTATCACCTCACCTGAAATCCTCCTTGCCGATGAGCCAACAGGGGCGCTGGATTCCAAGTCTTCGGCTGCTTTGCTGGACGTTTTTGAAGATATCAATAGCATGGGGCAAACTATCCTCATGGTGACCCACTCAACCGCAGCCGCAGCGAGGGCCAAGCGCGTGCTCTTCATTAAGGACGGGATCCTTTACAACCAGATCTTCCGCGGGGAAAAAACAGAACGTCAGATGTTCCAAGAAATCTCGGATACTTTGACGGTTATGGCGGGTAAGGAGGATAGCGATGTTTAA
- a CDS encoding ABC transporter ATP-binding protein, with product MSLLDVQHIKKIYKTRFQGTQVEALKDIHFTVEKGEYVAIMGESGSGKSTLLNILAMLDQPTEGRVYLNGTDTSTIKNKDASSFRREKLGFVFQDFNLLDTLSVKDNILLPLVLSRRPVKEMMSKVDSVSRELGIHQLLEKYPYEISGGQKQRVAVARAIITSPEILLADEPTGALDSKSSAALLDVFEDINTMGQTILMVTHSTAAAVRAKRVLFIKDGILYNQIFRGEKTERQMFQEISDTLTVMASEVE from the coding sequence ATGTCATTACTAGACGTTCAACATATCAAAAAAATCTACAAAACCCGTTTTCAAGGGACGCAGGTTGAAGCCCTAAAAGATATTCACTTCACCGTGGAAAAAGGTGAATACGTGGCCATCATGGGGGAGTCAGGATCTGGGAAATCGACCCTCCTCAATATCCTAGCTATGCTGGACCAGCCGACGGAAGGGCGGGTCTACCTCAATGGCACCGATACTTCAACCATCAAGAACAAGGATGCGTCCAGCTTTCGTCGGGAAAAACTAGGCTTTGTCTTTCAAGACTTCAACCTGCTGGATACCTTGTCCGTCAAGGACAATATCCTCTTACCTTTGGTCCTTTCTCGCAGACCGGTCAAGGAAATGATGAGCAAGGTCGATAGCGTGAGTCGAGAGTTGGGCATTCACCAACTTCTAGAGAAATATCCTTACGAAATCTCTGGTGGGCAAAAACAACGGGTGGCTGTGGCACGGGCTATTATCACCTCACCTGAAATTCTCCTCGCTGATGAGCCAACAGGGGCGCTGGATTCCAAGTCTTCGGCTGCTTTGCTTGACGTCTTTGAAGATATCAATACCATGGGACAAACTATCCTCATGGTGACCCACTCAACCGCAGCAGCAGTTCGGGCCAAGCGCGTGCTCTTTATCAAGGATGGAATTCTCTACAACCAGATCTTCCGTGGGGAAAAAACAGAACGTCAGATGTTCCAAGAAATCTCGGATACCTTGACGGTCATGGCAAGTGAGGTGGAGTAG
- the metG gene encoding methionine--tRNA ligase yields the protein MTKSFYITTPIYYPSGKLHIGSAYTTIACDVLARYKRMMNYDVFYLTGLDEHGQKIQQKAEEAGITPQAYVDGMAVGVKELWQLLDISYDKFIRTTDDYHEKVVAQVFERLLAQDDIYSGEYSGWYSVSDEEFFTESQLAEVYRDENGKVVGGVAPSGHEVEWVSEESYFLRLSKYQDRLVEFFKSQPDFITPDGRLNEMLKNFIEPGLEDLAVSRTTFTWGVPVPSNPKHVVYVWIDALLNYVTALGYDQEQHGNFDKFWNGTVFHMVGKDILRFHSIYWPILLMMLDVKLPERLIAHGWFVMKDGKMSKSKGNVIYPEMLVERFGLDPLRYYLMRSLPVGSDGTFTPEDYVARINYELANDLGNLLNRTVAMINKYFGGQVPAYVENVTAFDADLAKVVEENIAEYHKQMNAVDYPRALEAVWNIISRTNKYIDETAPWVLAKEDGDKEQLAAVMAHLAASLRVVAHLIQPFMMNTSNAIMEQLGLDLDFDLENLTLAGFPENVTVVAKGTPIFPRLDMDEEIAYIQSQMTAGKPQEKEWIPEEVELKSEKDEIKFEDFDKVEIRVAEVKEVERVEGSDKLLRFRLDAGDGEDRQILSGIAKFYPNEQELVGKKLQIVANLKPRKMMKKYVSQGMILSAEHGDQLTVLTVDPSVPNGSIIG from the coding sequence ATGACAAAATCATTCTACATCACAACCCCTATCTATTACCCATCTGGTAAATTGCATATCGGTTCAGCTTATACAACCATTGCTTGTGACGTCTTAGCTCGTTACAAACGCATGATGAACTACGATGTCTTCTACCTGACTGGTCTCGATGAGCACGGTCAAAAGATCCAGCAAAAAGCCGAAGAAGCTGGCATTACGCCGCAAGCTTATGTAGATGGGATGGCGGTTGGAGTGAAAGAACTCTGGCAATTACTCGATATCTCATATGATAAATTCATCCGTACGACAGACGATTACCATGAAAAAGTGGTGGCCCAAGTCTTCGAACGCTTGCTTGCGCAAGACGATATCTACTCGGGTGAATACTCTGGTTGGTATTCAGTCTCTGATGAAGAGTTCTTTACAGAAAGCCAATTGGCTGAGGTATACCGTGATGAGAATGGCAAGGTCGTCGGTGGGGTAGCCCCATCAGGCCACGAAGTAGAATGGGTTTCTGAAGAATCTTACTTCCTTCGCCTCAGCAAATACCAAGACCGCTTGGTTGAGTTTTTCAAATCCCAACCAGACTTCATCACGCCAGATGGCCGTCTCAATGAAATGTTGAAAAACTTTATCGAACCCGGTTTGGAAGATTTAGCAGTATCTCGGACTACCTTTACTTGGGGAGTCCCAGTCCCATCCAATCCAAAACACGTGGTTTATGTATGGATTGATGCCCTTCTCAACTACGTAACAGCTCTTGGTTATGATCAAGAGCAGCATGGCAACTTTGACAAGTTCTGGAACGGAACCGTTTTCCACATGGTCGGAAAAGACATCCTTCGTTTCCACTCCATCTACTGGCCAATCCTTCTCATGATGTTGGATGTTAAATTGCCAGAACGTTTGATTGCCCATGGTTGGTTTGTCATGAAAGACGGCAAGATGTCTAAGTCTAAAGGGAATGTCATCTACCCAGAAATGTTGGTGGAACGCTTTGGCTTGGATCCACTTCGTTACTACCTCATGCGTAGTCTTCCAGTTGGTTCGGATGGTACCTTCACACCAGAAGACTACGTAGCCCGCATCAACTATGAATTGGCTAATGACCTTGGAAACCTCCTCAACCGGACGGTAGCCATGATCAATAAATACTTTGGTGGTCAAGTTCCGGCTTATGTCGAAAATGTCACAGCATTTGATGCAGATTTGGCTAAGGTAGTTGAAGAAAACATCGCTGAGTACCACAAGCAAATGAATGCGGTGGATTACCCACGCGCTTTGGAAGCCGTATGGAACATCATCTCTCGGACTAACAAATACATCGATGAGACTGCTCCTTGGGTCCTCGCTAAAGAAGATGGTGACAAGGAACAATTGGCAGCGGTCATGGCTCACTTGGCAGCTAGCCTTCGTGTTGTGGCTCACTTGATCCAACCATTCATGATGAACACCTCAAATGCCATCATGGAACAACTTGGCTTGGACTTGGACTTCGATCTTGAAAACTTGACCTTAGCTGGCTTCCCTGAAAATGTCACAGTAGTTGCCAAAGGAACTCCAATTTTCCCACGTCTGGACATGGATGAAGAAATTGCCTACATCCAATCGCAAATGACTGCTGGTAAACCACAAGAAAAAGAATGGATTCCAGAAGAAGTGGAACTCAAGTCTGAAAAAGACGAGATTAAATTTGAAGACTTTGACAAGGTTGAAATCCGTGTAGCAGAGGTCAAAGAAGTGGAACGCGTCGAAGGATCAGACAAATTGCTTCGCTTCCGCCTAGATGCAGGAGATGGCGAAGACCGTCAAATCCTTTCTGGTATCGCGAAATTCTATCCAAATGAACAAGAATTGGTCGGCAAGAAACTCCAAATCGTGGCCAACCTCAAACCACGTAAAATGATGAAGAAATATGTCAGCCAAGGCATGATTCTTTCCGCAGAACACGGGGATCAATTAACAGTCTTAACGGTTGATCCATCTGTACCAAATGGAAGCATTATTGGCTAA
- a CDS encoding response regulator transcription factor — protein MHKILLVEDDETIRQQVKKIMEQWGFEVIAVDDFMDVLGTFVQTNPHLILMDIGLPLYNGYHWCQEIRKVSKVPIMFLSSRDQAMDIVMAINMGGDDYVTKPFDPNVLLAKIQGLLRRSYEFGTDQDLLEHRGAILNLKSMDLVYEGEVVNLTKNEFQILRILFEKAGSVVARDDLMKELWNSDFFIDDNTLSVNVARLRKKLEEAGLEHFIETKKGIGYRLSNG, from the coding sequence ATGCACAAAATTCTTCTTGTCGAAGATGATGAAACCATTCGCCAACAAGTGAAGAAAATCATGGAGCAGTGGGGCTTTGAAGTTATTGCAGTTGATGACTTTATGGATGTATTGGGGACCTTCGTCCAGACCAATCCTCATCTGATTCTGATGGATATTGGCCTTCCTCTTTATAATGGCTACCATTGGTGCCAGGAGATTCGTAAGGTGTCTAAGGTCCCTATCATGTTTTTATCCTCACGAGATCAAGCTATGGACATCGTCATGGCTATCAATATGGGAGGAGATGACTATGTGACCAAGCCATTTGATCCCAATGTTCTTCTGGCAAAAATTCAGGGTCTCCTTCGCCGCTCTTATGAGTTTGGAACTGATCAAGATTTGTTAGAACACCGGGGCGCCATCCTCAATCTCAAATCCATGGATCTGGTCTACGAGGGAGAGGTGGTTAATTTGACCAAAAATGAATTTCAAATTCTTCGCATCCTTTTTGAAAAAGCTGGAAGTGTAGTGGCTCGGGATGATTTAATGAAGGAATTGTGGAACAGTGATTTCTTTATTGATGATAACACCCTCTCGGTCAATGTAGCTAGACTTCGGAAGAAACTCGAAGAAGCAGGACTGGAACATTTTATCGAAACGAAAAAAGGGATAGGATACAGGTTGAGCAATGGATAA